In a single window of the Litorilituus sediminis genome:
- the fadJ gene encoding fatty acid oxidation complex subunit alpha FadJ yields the protein MTKKNETLNAEESQVASTETSPAASDSAFTLVKQDNGVVHLIMDVLGESMNTLKAEFAEQVAEVISQIKSDTSITGVVICSGKKDSFVAGADINMINDCQSREEVVALSRKGQMIFSQLEQLDVPVVAAINGPCLGGGLELAMACHGRVCSDNEKTALGLPEVQLGLLPGSGGTQRLPKLVGIQKALDMMLTGKQLRAKQALKAGLVDDVVPESILLATAEKLALSGKVSKQTVGQSKRKQSLMDKLLENNGVGRNLVFNQASKTVLAKTKGNYPAPLKIIDCVRTGIERSGAQGYQVEADHFGELAMTDVSAQLRQLFFATTEMKKEQGVAGVEPAKISKAGVLGGGLMGGGIAFVTATKAKVPARIKDIAHQGISHALKYSYDLLNKKVKRRFMLRSEMQKQLSMITGSVDYSGFKECDIVVEAVFEDLSLKQNMVLDIEENCQENTIFASNTSSLPIGKIAAKAKRPENVIGLHYFSPVDKMPLAEIIPHENTSDETISTTVSFAKQQGKTPIVVQDKAGFYVNRILAPYMNEAAILLLAGEPIDKLDKALVEFGFPVGPMQLLDEVGIDVGAKIGPILQADLGERFAAPSAFDKLLADGRLGKKAGKGFYLYNKAKSKGLAALVKGQSKGKQVDDSIYSLIGVTPSGKLSAEEIAKRCTYMMLNEAARCVDEGIVRNARDGDIGAIFGIGFPPFLGGPLRYIDKIGAVDLVNQLNQWASEHGERYTPCEALVKMAAEGTSYYS from the coding sequence ATGACAAAGAAGAATGAAACGCTTAACGCGGAAGAATCGCAAGTAGCAAGTACAGAAACATCACCAGCAGCTAGCGATAGCGCCTTTACATTAGTTAAGCAGGATAATGGCGTTGTTCACTTAATCATGGATGTGCTTGGTGAGTCGATGAATACACTTAAAGCAGAATTTGCTGAACAAGTGGCCGAAGTGATATCGCAAATTAAGAGTGACACAAGTATTACAGGTGTTGTGATTTGCAGTGGCAAGAAAGATTCTTTTGTTGCTGGTGCAGATATTAATATGATTAATGACTGCCAAAGCCGTGAAGAAGTTGTTGCTTTATCTCGTAAAGGACAAATGATTTTTTCACAATTAGAGCAGCTTGATGTGCCTGTTGTTGCCGCCATTAATGGTCCTTGTTTAGGTGGCGGCTTAGAGCTGGCAATGGCTTGTCATGGTCGTGTATGTAGTGATAACGAAAAAACAGCATTGGGTTTACCTGAAGTACAACTTGGCTTATTGCCTGGAAGTGGTGGCACACAAAGATTACCTAAGTTAGTTGGTATTCAAAAAGCATTAGATATGATGCTAACAGGTAAGCAGTTAAGGGCTAAACAAGCATTAAAAGCCGGGCTAGTTGATGATGTTGTCCCTGAAAGTATTCTTTTAGCGACGGCTGAGAAGCTTGCGCTGTCAGGTAAAGTATCAAAGCAAACGGTTGGTCAGTCAAAGCGTAAACAATCGCTAATGGATAAGCTACTTGAAAATAATGGTGTTGGTCGAAACCTAGTGTTTAATCAAGCCAGTAAAACCGTATTAGCCAAAACTAAGGGTAATTATCCGGCGCCGCTAAAAATTATCGACTGCGTGAGAACGGGTATTGAACGCTCAGGTGCTCAAGGTTATCAAGTTGAAGCAGATCACTTTGGTGAGTTGGCGATGACAGATGTTTCAGCACAATTGCGTCAGCTATTTTTTGCTACCACAGAAATGAAGAAAGAGCAGGGCGTTGCAGGTGTTGAGCCGGCAAAAATTAGTAAAGCAGGTGTGCTAGGTGGCGGCTTAATGGGCGGTGGTATAGCTTTTGTTACCGCGACAAAAGCGAAAGTACCAGCCCGTATAAAGGACATTGCTCATCAAGGTATTAGTCATGCATTAAAATACAGTTATGACTTATTAAATAAAAAAGTAAAACGACGCTTTATGCTGCGCAGTGAAATGCAAAAGCAGCTGTCGATGATAACTGGCTCAGTAGATTACTCTGGCTTTAAAGAGTGCGATATTGTGGTTGAAGCTGTTTTTGAAGACTTATCGCTAAAACAAAATATGGTGCTTGATATTGAGGAAAACTGTCAAGAAAACACCATCTTTGCTAGTAACACATCAAGTTTACCTATTGGTAAAATTGCTGCTAAGGCTAAGCGTCCTGAGAATGTTATTGGTCTACACTATTTCTCTCCGGTTGATAAGATGCCATTGGCAGAAATTATTCCACACGAAAATACCAGTGATGAAACAATCTCAACGACTGTTTCTTTTGCTAAGCAGCAGGGGAAAACGCCAATTGTTGTTCAAGATAAAGCGGGCTTTTATGTGAATCGCATTTTAGCGCCTTATATGAATGAAGCGGCTATTTTACTGCTTGCTGGTGAGCCAATTGATAAGTTAGACAAGGCATTAGTTGAATTTGGCTTTCCTGTAGGTCCTATGCAGTTACTTGATGAGGTTGGTATTGATGTTGGCGCTAAAATAGGACCTATTTTACAAGCTGACTTAGGGGAACGATTTGCAGCGCCGAGCGCTTTCGATAAGTTGTTAGCTGATGGTCGATTAGGTAAAAAAGCAGGTAAGGGCTTTTATCTGTATAACAAGGCTAAATCAAAAGGCTTAGCTGCTTTAGTTAAAGGTCAGAGCAAAGGTAAACAGGTAGACGATAGTATCTACTCGCTAATTGGTGTTACACCGTCAGGTAAGTTATCAGCTGAAGAAATAGCAAAACGCTGTACTTATATGATGTTAAATGAAGCGGCGCGCTGTGTTGATGAAGGCATTGTAAGAAATGCTCGCGATGGTGATATTGGTGCTATTTTTGGTATTGGCTTCCCACCATTTTTAGGCGGACCACTGCGCTATATTGATAAAATAGGTGCTGTTGATTTAGTAAATCAATTAAATCAATGGGCGAGTGAGCATGGCGAACGCTATACTCCATGTGAAGCCTTAGTGAAAATGGCCGCAGAAGGCACTAGCTATTATAGCTAA
- the fadI gene encoding acetyl-CoA C-acyltransferase FadI produces MSSNRIMTSNGERIAIVAGLRTPFAKQATAFHGVPALDLGKLVVNELMQKHDVDPAIVDQLVFGQVVQMPEAPNIAREIVLGTGMNVNTDAYSVSRACATSFQSTVNVAESIMAGIVDVGIAGGADSSSVAPIGVSKKFARTLLDLSKAKTLGQRLSLIKTLRFRDILPVAPAVAEYSTGLSMGQTAEQMAKTHQISREDQDALAHRSHTLATKSWQEGKLADEVMSAHAEPYKSFIDKDNCIRENSVLEGYAKLRPVFDRKHGSVTAANSTALTDGAAAVMLMREGRAKELGYKPLGYIRSYGFAAIDVWQDMLMGPSYATPIALKRAGMELAELDLIEMHEAFAAQALANVKMFASKSFAQQNLGRDKAIGEIDMDKFNVMGGSLAYGHPFAATGARLITQTLNELNRRGGGVGLTTACAAGGLGAAMIVETD; encoded by the coding sequence ATGAGCTCAAATAGAATAATGACATCAAATGGTGAGCGTATAGCCATTGTAGCGGGTTTACGTACACCATTTGCCAAGCAGGCAACAGCCTTTCATGGGGTGCCGGCGCTAGATTTAGGTAAACTTGTAGTCAATGAATTGATGCAAAAGCATGATGTTGACCCTGCCATTGTTGATCAGCTAGTGTTTGGTCAAGTGGTTCAGATGCCTGAAGCACCTAATATTGCCCGTGAAATAGTGTTAGGCACAGGCATGAATGTTAATACTGATGCTTATAGTGTTTCTAGAGCTTGTGCTACCAGTTTCCAATCTACCGTCAATGTTGCTGAATCAATTATGGCGGGTATCGTTGATGTTGGTATTGCTGGTGGTGCCGATTCTTCATCTGTAGCACCTATTGGTGTATCGAAAAAGTTTGCCCGTACCTTATTAGACTTAAGTAAGGCTAAAACGCTTGGGCAAAGATTATCACTGATTAAAACTTTAAGATTTAGAGATATTTTACCTGTTGCACCTGCGGTTGCAGAATATTCGACAGGGCTTTCTATGGGGCAAACCGCCGAGCAGATGGCGAAAACCCACCAAATTTCACGCGAAGATCAAGATGCTTTAGCTCACCGTTCACATACTTTAGCGACTAAAAGTTGGCAAGAAGGTAAATTGGCAGACGAAGTTATGAGTGCGCATGCTGAGCCATATAAGAGCTTTATTGATAAAGATAACTGTATTCGTGAAAATTCTGTTTTGGAAGGCTATGCCAAGTTAAGACCCGTATTTGATCGCAAACACGGCAGTGTTACTGCGGCCAATAGTACTGCGCTTACCGATGGCGCGGCAGCTGTCATGTTAATGCGTGAAGGTAGAGCGAAAGAGCTAGGTTATAAACCGCTTGGCTATATTCGAAGTTACGGTTTTGCGGCAATTGATGTTTGGCAAGATATGTTAATGGGGCCAAGCTATGCAACACCAATAGCGTTAAAACGAGCGGGTATGGAATTAGCTGAACTTGATTTAATTGAAATGCATGAAGCCTTTGCTGCACAAGCACTTGCTAATGTTAAGATGTTTGCCAGTAAATCATTTGCTCAGCAAAACTTAGGCCGAGATAAAGCCATAGGTGAAATTGATATGGATAAGTTTAATGTCATGGGAGGCTCGCTTGCTTATGGTCACCCGTTTGCTGCTACGGGTGCGCGCTTAATAACGCAAACCTTGAATGAATTGAATCGCCGTGGTGGTGGTGTTGGCTTAACGACAGCGTGTGCTGCCGGCGGTTTAGGTGCTGCTATGATAGTGGAGACAGATTAA
- a CDS encoding AAA family ATPase, which produces MAIEHFSSLKQHLSTQIIGQQALVENLLIALLADGHLIVEGPPGLAKTRAVNALADGLEADFHRIQFTPDLLPADLTGTDIYRPEDGSFVFQPGPLFQNLVLADEINRAPAKVQSALLEAMAEGQITVGRKTYALPELFLVMATQNPIEQEGTYPLPEAQLDRFLMHLEIDYPDADSELEILKLNRGEASAANTTEAEAKTALRVLSQQEIFAARQQVLDIHMAPALEKYLVDLIIATRQPEKYDDKLKAWLAFGASPRATIALDRCARARAWLHNRDFVSPDDIQAVFHNVLRHRILLSYQAEAEGITANQVLDHLLTLVAVG; this is translated from the coding sequence ATGGCAATTGAACATTTTTCTTCGCTTAAACAGCACTTATCGACTCAAATTATCGGGCAGCAGGCACTCGTTGAAAATTTACTCATTGCTTTGCTCGCAGACGGCCACTTAATTGTTGAAGGCCCGCCTGGTTTAGCTAAAACTCGCGCAGTAAACGCCTTAGCCGATGGCTTAGAAGCTGACTTTCACCGCATTCAATTTACGCCAGATTTATTACCAGCTGATTTAACTGGTACGGACATTTACAGACCAGAAGACGGCAGCTTTGTTTTTCAACCCGGGCCACTGTTTCAAAACTTGGTATTGGCAGATGAAATAAACCGTGCCCCAGCTAAAGTTCAATCAGCACTATTAGAAGCCATGGCAGAAGGTCAAATTACCGTCGGTAGAAAAACCTATGCCTTGCCTGAGCTTTTTTTAGTTATGGCGACACAAAACCCAATTGAGCAAGAAGGTACCTATCCGTTACCAGAAGCGCAATTAGACAGGTTTTTAATGCACCTAGAAATTGATTACCCTGATGCTGATAGCGAGCTAGAGATATTAAAACTCAATCGTGGTGAAGCAAGTGCAGCAAATACTACAGAAGCTGAAGCCAAAACGGCACTGAGAGTATTAAGCCAACAAGAAATTTTTGCTGCCAGACAACAAGTACTTGATATTCATATGGCACCAGCGCTAGAAAAATACTTAGTTGACCTTATCATTGCCACACGTCAGCCAGAAAAATACGATGATAAGCTAAAAGCATGGTTAGCATTTGGTGCTAGCCCACGTGCCACAATAGCGCTTGATCGCTGTGCACGTGCTCGCGCTTGGCTACATAACCGTGACTTTGTTAGCCCTGACGATATTCAAGCTGTATTTCATAATGTACTGCGCCATCGCATATTACTTAGCTACCAAGCAGAAGCTGAAGGTATTACCGCAAACCAAGTGCTAGATCATTTATTAACCTTAGTTGCCGTAGGCTAA
- a CDS encoding DUF58 domain-containing protein: protein MWFKQEKSDASGMSEQCQSHLTNLRTNGVNVTIAELLQYQSKSHLIDLSARKNIHGKQAGNYLSRSKGRGMEFDEVRHYQTGDDIRAIDWRVTARTGKTHTKLFREEIERPVLVATDLSNNMHFGSQLLFKSVQACHIAALVAWHAKSRGDRLGGIVFNQHSHVELKPRSRKEGVLHYLHALTSIHESAQTSESDNNGFEQNCARLRQLAKPGSLVYFITDAHPLNNKEQQSTLRHLSQISQHCELVICLVYDPMELSLPQSDLKISVNLTDGYNRQTLTLGDKDTTDKYHNQASAAFKRKQYLLSKSGARVIEFSAGETLEGQLKHGVKN from the coding sequence ATGTGGTTTAAGCAAGAAAAGTCTGACGCCTCAGGCATGAGTGAACAATGTCAGTCGCACTTAACTAACCTGCGCACCAATGGCGTCAATGTCACCATTGCTGAGCTTTTACAGTATCAAAGTAAAAGCCACTTAATTGATCTGAGCGCGCGCAAGAATATTCACGGCAAACAAGCGGGTAATTACTTATCTCGCAGTAAAGGCCGAGGTATGGAGTTTGATGAAGTTCGTCACTACCAAACAGGTGATGATATTAGAGCTATTGACTGGCGAGTGACCGCGAGAACGGGTAAAACCCACACTAAGTTATTTCGCGAAGAAATAGAGCGCCCGGTATTAGTAGCAACCGATCTCTCAAATAATATGCACTTTGGTAGCCAATTATTATTTAAGTCAGTACAAGCTTGTCATATAGCTGCACTAGTCGCTTGGCACGCTAAATCACGCGGTGATCGCCTTGGCGGTATTGTCTTTAATCAACACAGTCATGTTGAACTAAAACCGCGCAGCAGAAAAGAAGGTGTTTTGCATTATCTACACGCTTTAACATCCATTCATGAAAGTGCGCAAACGAGTGAAAGCGATAATAATGGCTTTGAACAAAACTGTGCGCGCTTAAGGCAGCTAGCAAAGCCTGGCTCACTGGTTTATTTTATAACAGATGCTCATCCACTAAATAATAAAGAGCAGCAAAGTACCTTGCGCCACTTAAGCCAAATTTCACAGCACTGTGAACTGGTCATTTGCTTAGTTTATGATCCTATGGAGTTATCTTTACCGCAAAGTGACTTAAAAATATCTGTGAACCTAACGGATGGTTACAATCGTCAAACCTTAACATTAGGGGATAAAGACACCACTGATAAATACCACAATCAAGCCAGTGCAGCTTTTAAACGCAAGCAATATTTGCTATCAAAATCAGGTGCTAGAGTAATAGAGTTTAGTGCCGGAGAAACACTGGAAGGACAATTAAAACATGGAGTGAAAAACTAA
- a CDS encoding DUF4381 domain-containing protein: MALISLFLAASNAPQIANAPASNQLALKDIHLPEQISAFPFAYGWWLLLCLCLVFIVLTVIQLQKRKKLNQVKKQAIKLLTPDMSSADMIALLKWAAMHYLGRARLARLHGESLQTYLAAQLPTKHQATFTRLSQAAFSNQYQKSSVENTTESCFQAATLWLNYALPVKQEQGGNHD; encoded by the coding sequence ATGGCTTTAATTAGTTTATTTTTAGCTGCAAGCAACGCTCCGCAAATCGCTAATGCTCCAGCTAGCAATCAGCTTGCTCTTAAAGATATTCATCTTCCTGAGCAAATCTCTGCGTTTCCATTTGCTTACGGCTGGTGGCTTTTACTGTGCTTATGTCTAGTCTTCATTGTCTTGACGGTTATACAACTACAAAAACGTAAAAAGCTTAATCAAGTAAAAAAACAAGCAATAAAGTTATTAACTCCTGATATGTCTAGTGCTGACATGATTGCCCTATTAAAGTGGGCGGCAATGCATTACTTAGGGAGAGCTCGCCTGGCTCGTTTACATGGTGAGAGTTTACAAACATACCTTGCTGCGCAGTTACCAACAAAACATCAAGCAACATTTACCCGTTTATCGCAAGCGGCGTTTAGCAACCAATATCAAAAAAGCAGTGTCGAAAACACTACTGAGAGCTGCTTTCAAGCGGCTACACTTTGGCTTAACTATGCTTTACCAGTAAAGCAAGAGCAAGGAGGCAATCATGATTAA
- a CDS encoding vWA domain-containing protein: protein MINFAWPWLFLLLPLPLLVYYLPAKKAAQESAALKMPSLPNIDASTQVNSQNRKAPIVVLTICWCLFVLALTRPQWLGEAIDIPTQGREMMIAVDLSGSMQIEDMSLSGNTVNRLVMLKSVLGDFIERRVGDRLGLILFADDAYMQTPMTFDRKTVKQMLDESELGLVGRKTAIGDAIALAVKRFDEKQQSNKVLLLLTDGQNTAGKITPEQALELAIAKEITIYTIGIGADVMLQQSLFGTRRVNPSSELDEQSLANIAEQTGGQYFRAKDSQGMEEIYTLLDSLEPIEQDQQQMRPLTALFYWPLALAALIALLYLVITNIALLLPRALQGNGNNQYSQGQR from the coding sequence ATGATTAATTTTGCTTGGCCTTGGCTCTTTCTATTACTGCCACTGCCGTTATTGGTGTACTACTTACCTGCCAAAAAAGCTGCGCAAGAAAGTGCCGCCCTTAAAATGCCATCACTGCCAAACATCGACGCTAGCACACAGGTAAACAGTCAAAACCGTAAAGCACCTATTGTCGTCTTGACAATATGTTGGTGCCTTTTCGTGTTAGCTCTCACCAGACCACAATGGCTAGGTGAAGCCATTGATATTCCAACACAAGGTCGTGAAATGATGATAGCGGTTGATCTATCAGGCAGTATGCAGATTGAAGACATGTCTTTAAGTGGCAATACTGTCAATCGTCTTGTCATGCTTAAATCCGTGCTTGGTGATTTTATTGAGCGCCGTGTTGGTGATCGCCTTGGCTTGATCCTTTTTGCCGATGATGCCTACATGCAAACCCCCATGACCTTTGATAGAAAAACAGTTAAGCAAATGCTAGATGAAAGCGAGCTTGGCCTAGTTGGCCGCAAAACAGCCATTGGCGATGCTATTGCTTTAGCGGTAAAACGTTTCGATGAAAAGCAACAATCAAACAAGGTATTGTTACTATTAACTGATGGTCAAAATACTGCCGGTAAAATCACCCCTGAGCAAGCACTTGAGTTAGCAATCGCAAAAGAAATCACCATCTACACCATAGGTATAGGCGCAGATGTTATGTTACAGCAGTCACTTTTTGGCACGCGTCGCGTGAATCCTTCTAGTGAGTTGGATGAGCAGAGCTTAGCTAATATAGCCGAACAAACAGGTGGTCAATACTTTCGAGCAAAAGACAGCCAAGGCATGGAAGAAATCTATACCTTGCTAGACTCTCTAGAGCCAATTGAGCAAGATCAGCAGCAAATGAGACCATTAACCGCCCTTTTTTATTGGCCTTTAGCACTCGCTGCACTTATCGCTTTGCTTTATCTCGTTATCACCAACATAGCTTTGCTGTTACCAAGGGCATTACAAGGTAATGGCAATAATCAATATAGCCAAGGTCAACGCTAG
- a CDS encoding tetratricopeptide repeat protein: protein MAIINIAKVNASMINVDFSQFYSQFHFVRPWWLLAFILLFLVLYIIKKYSVFQSPWHKLLPKHLSGVLLEQSEQSETSHRRVNSQQIKTLILGSCIIIALAGPAWQKIPQPVFQLERGSVLVMDMSYSMYSTDIKPNRLTRARYKALDLLSLINEGDIGLIAYAGDAFTISPLTQDIKNIELLMPSLSPDIMPALGANALAALTLASESLNNSGHISGDIYWFTDDIDNEEIADIYAWSKQNSHKLHILGIGTAQGAPIKLTSGELLKDNLGAIVVPKLPEAKLAGLAKRGRGEYSTIRHDDSDLKRLTQHLVNASDEKVAKKQENQQELQQGDQYHEAGPWLLFIALPILLSYFRRGAIAASMAYLTPLMLSFAMMSAKPAFAEQQSLTTNKTANNQEVASNNTAQSGVKQFWQNLWNTKDQQGQKQFDQGNYSDAANNFEHSQWQGSAHYKAGNYQKALDAFKQSNTGDALYNQGNAHAQMQQFDQAIDAYKRALEKDPSLTDAKENLEKIEALKQQQQNQQQGDKQNQQQGEQQNQQQGDEQNQQQGEQQNQQQGDEQNQQQGEQQNQQQGEQQNQQQGEQQNQQQGEQQNQQQAEQQNQQKTEQDKESQAAQAQEDKDKDKDTDEKSLAQQASEQKAQEVQQKHQQMLNKVTDDPYLLLRNKMQLEYQKRKQEGHQQGVNKKW from the coding sequence ATGGCAATAATCAATATAGCCAAGGTCAACGCTAGTATGATAAATGTCGACTTTTCTCAATTTTATAGCCAGTTTCACTTTGTTAGACCTTGGTGGTTATTAGCCTTTATCTTGCTATTTTTAGTGCTGTACATCATAAAAAAATACAGTGTTTTTCAATCTCCTTGGCACAAGCTGTTACCTAAACACCTCAGCGGTGTATTGCTTGAACAGAGTGAACAAAGCGAAACAAGCCACCGCAGAGTTAACAGCCAACAAATAAAAACATTGATATTAGGTTCTTGCATAATCATTGCCCTTGCAGGCCCTGCTTGGCAAAAAATTCCACAGCCGGTTTTTCAACTTGAGCGTGGCTCAGTACTTGTAATGGATATGTCTTACTCCATGTATTCAACCGACATAAAACCAAACAGGTTAACACGTGCACGCTATAAAGCTCTCGATTTACTGTCTCTGATTAATGAAGGTGATATAGGTTTAATCGCCTATGCTGGCGATGCCTTTACTATTAGTCCGCTAACGCAAGACATAAAAAACATTGAGCTATTAATGCCGTCTTTATCACCAGATATTATGCCTGCTCTTGGCGCTAATGCCTTAGCAGCATTAACGCTGGCAAGTGAATCCCTTAATAATTCGGGCCATATTAGTGGTGATATTTACTGGTTCACCGATGATATCGACAATGAGGAAATAGCAGACATTTACGCTTGGAGTAAGCAAAATTCCCACAAGCTTCACATCTTGGGCATTGGCACAGCACAAGGCGCGCCAATAAAACTGACCTCAGGTGAACTACTAAAAGATAATCTTGGCGCCATCGTTGTGCCTAAATTACCTGAAGCGAAATTAGCAGGCTTAGCCAAAAGAGGCCGAGGCGAATACAGCACTATACGCCATGACGACAGCGACCTTAAGCGACTTACACAACACTTAGTTAACGCGTCTGATGAAAAGGTTGCGAAAAAGCAGGAAAATCAACAAGAGCTGCAACAAGGAGACCAATACCATGAAGCTGGTCCTTGGCTACTTTTCATCGCTCTACCTATTTTATTAAGCTACTTTAGACGAGGAGCAATTGCCGCAAGCATGGCCTATTTGACGCCATTAATGCTCAGCTTTGCAATGATGAGTGCAAAGCCAGCTTTTGCCGAGCAACAAAGCTTAACAACAAATAAAACGGCAAATAACCAAGAAGTTGCCAGCAATAACACAGCGCAATCTGGCGTAAAGCAGTTTTGGCAAAACTTATGGAATACCAAAGATCAACAAGGGCAAAAACAATTTGATCAAGGTAATTACAGCGATGCTGCTAATAATTTTGAACATAGCCAATGGCAAGGTAGCGCCCACTATAAAGCGGGTAACTATCAAAAGGCACTCGATGCCTTTAAACAAAGTAATACGGGTGATGCCTTATACAACCAAGGTAATGCCCATGCGCAAATGCAACAATTTGATCAAGCAATTGATGCTTACAAACGAGCCCTAGAAAAAGACCCTAGCCTAACTGATGCTAAGGAAAACCTTGAAAAAATTGAAGCATTAAAACAGCAACAGCAAAACCAGCAACAAGGTGATAAGCAAAACCAACAGCAAGGTGAGCAGCAAAACCAGCAACAAGGTGATGAGCAAAACCAACAGCAAGGTGAACAACAAAACCAACAGCAAGGTGATGAGCAAAACCAACAGCAAGGTGAGCAGCAAAACCAGCAGCAAGGTGAGCAGCAAAACCAACAGCAAGGTGAGCAGCAAAACCAACAGCAAGGTGAACAGCAAAACCAACAACAAGCTGAGCAGCAAAATCAGCAGAAAACTGAACAAGATAAAGAGTCACAAGCAGCGCAGGCGCAAGAAGATAAAGATAAAGATAAAGATACAGACGAGAAAAGCCTAGCTCAGCAAGCAAGTGAACAAAAAGCACAAGAAGTACAGCAAAAGCATCAACAAATGCTTAATAAAGTGACCGATGATCCCTATTTACTACTACGCAATAAAATGCAGCTTGAATATCAAAAGCGTAAACAAGAAGGTCATCAGCAAGGAGTTAACAAAAAGTGGTAA
- a CDS encoding BatD family protein yields the protein MVNLNFIYVTKVMLFILATLFSQGAFALTQVTASVDKNPAMVNESIVLTVIANDDVNRNALDTSPLKADFIVGQTSVSSQTSMVNFKTSRTTQWQIVLIAKKAGKITIPALSVDNITSNAIELTVLEQNAAGANNQQDIFITSELSASEVYVQQLLTLTLKLHFAVELKSGNLTEPAIPGATIEKIGQDQQSDGIINGKRYRIIEQTYAITPEQSGTFEIAAPLFSGEVMMPSRRRSNFLSFAETKPVSILGDTMSLTVRPIPASFNQSNSNNQWLPSELLTLHQEWQTTHDKFTVGEPITRTITLTAAGLSKAQLPEIKMATPKGLKVYPDQAQLHSNLSKERLVSQKIQNFAIVASKPGTYELPAIEITWFNTVTNKIARATLPAQSITVHASEDSNQQYTENRAVEPSQAPLAASKAQQPSPTIITDSTSINVWLVALLTLLWLLTVLAWYFHVRALKQRQPVEKVTTSVSNSGQYYLKLLAACKQNNAKLALELLLPWLNQLLYSSNQQKITDLAQAQAVVKNNDFDSATNSLLEYLYGKSAQENKGSWQGKALLQAIEVINKQQHTTSSSSTVQLNP from the coding sequence GTGGTAAACCTAAATTTTATCTATGTAACAAAAGTAATGCTGTTTATATTGGCAACTCTTTTTAGCCAAGGCGCTTTTGCATTAACTCAAGTAACTGCTTCAGTGGATAAAAACCCGGCCATGGTCAATGAGTCTATTGTACTTACCGTAATAGCGAATGATGACGTTAATAGAAATGCGCTAGATACCAGCCCACTAAAAGCTGACTTTATTGTCGGTCAAACCTCTGTTAGTTCACAAACCAGTATGGTTAACTTTAAAACCAGCAGAACAACGCAATGGCAAATAGTACTGATAGCAAAAAAGGCGGGCAAAATAACCATTCCAGCCTTAAGTGTTGACAATATTACCAGCAATGCCATTGAACTAACCGTCTTAGAGCAAAATGCTGCTGGAGCCAACAATCAACAAGACATATTTATTACCAGTGAACTATCAGCAAGTGAAGTCTATGTTCAACAGCTATTAACACTCACGTTAAAGCTACATTTTGCCGTTGAGTTAAAGAGTGGTAACTTAACAGAGCCTGCAATCCCCGGCGCAACCATTGAGAAAATAGGCCAAGATCAACAAAGCGATGGCATCATTAATGGCAAGCGTTATCGCATCATAGAGCAAACCTACGCTATAACACCTGAGCAAAGTGGCACTTTTGAAATTGCTGCACCGCTATTTTCTGGTGAAGTTATGATGCCATCTAGAAGACGTTCAAATTTCTTAAGCTTTGCTGAAACTAAGCCCGTTAGTATTTTAGGTGATACCATGTCTTTAACGGTACGCCCTATTCCTGCAAGCTTTAATCAAAGTAATAGCAACAACCAATGGCTACCAAGCGAGCTGCTAACCTTACATCAAGAATGGCAAACTACTCACGATAAGTTTACTGTAGGTGAGCCTATTACCCGCACGATTACTTTAACTGCGGCAGGCTTGTCTAAAGCGCAACTACCTGAAATAAAAATGGCAACGCCAAAAGGCTTAAAAGTTTATCCTGATCAAGCACAGCTACACTCAAACTTAAGCAAAGAAAGGTTAGTAAGCCAAAAAATTCAAAACTTCGCCATTGTTGCTAGCAAGCCTGGTACCTATGAGTTACCTGCAATTGAAATCACATGGTTTAATACCGTTACCAATAAAATAGCGCGCGCCACCCTGCCAGCTCAAAGTATCACAGTGCACGCCAGCGAAGATAGCAATCAACAATACACTGAAAACCGAGCAGTCGAGCCTAGTCAGGCACCTTTAGCGGCAAGTAAAGCACAGCAGCCTTCGCCAACAATAATTACTGACTCTACCTCTATTAACGTTTGGTTGGTCGCTTTACTTACCCTATTATGGTTACTGACGGTATTAGCTTGGTATTTCCATGTTCGCGCCTTAAAACAAAGACAGCCAGTAGAAAAAGTTACTACTAGCGTCAGCAATAGCGGCCAATACTATCTAAAATTACTGGCCGCTTGTAAGCAAAATAATGCTAAGCTTGCCTTAGAGTTACTCTTGCCATGGCTTAATCAGTTACTTTATTCAAGCAACCAGCAAAAAATTACAGATTTAGCGCAGGCGCAAGCTGTTGTGAAAAACAACGACTTTGATAGTGCCACCAACAGCCTGTTAGAGTACCTTTATGGTAAAAGCGCTCAGGAAAATAAAGGTAGTTGGCAAGGTAAAGCGCTACTACAAGCTATTGAGGTCATTAATAAACAACAACATACCACTTCCTCTAGTTCAACAGTACAACTCAACCCGTAA